The following are from one region of the Bradyrhizobium septentrionale genome:
- the treS gene encoding maltose alpha-D-glucosyltransferase: MNVFSSVDTQEKVATETADQLWYKDAIIYQLHVKAFADSNNDGIGDFTGLTEKLGYLQELGVTALWLLPFYPSPGRDDGYDIGDYGDINPDFGTMKDFKRFIQEAKKRGLRVITELVVNHTSDQHAWFKRARRSPPNSSARSWYVWSDTDQKYLDTRIIFTDTEKSNWTWDPEAGQFYWHRFFSHQPDLNFDNPRVVRAIVQVMKRWLDTGVDGFRLDAIPYLCERDGTNNENLPETHAIIKRLRQELDAYAKGKILLAEANQWPEDVQEYFGHGDECHMAYHFPLMPRIYMAIAQEDRFPITDILRQTPDIPAAAQWALFLRNHDELTLEMVTDVERDYLWSTYANDPRARINVGIRRRLAPLMDNDRRKIELMNSLLLSFPGTPIIYYGDEIGMGDNIYLGDRNGVRTPMQWSPDRNGGFSRADPARLYAPMIMDPVYGYESVNVEAQSRSLSSLLSATKRLIAVRKSTLAFGRGTMTFIRPENRSVLAYVRQYQGETILCVANLSRSAQATELDLSAFKDRIPLEMLGRTRFPAIGEPPYMITLAPYGFYWFQLQERDKSEPVTPRAVPEFETLVVPMNSTWMSLAHTRGVFEHDVLPGHLARTRWYPERSASAILPMLVSAIPFCDVGDNRPWLAFFETTQRGTTSRYVLPMQIEWVRFDRERYNPRAFAAVRQGAREGTLLDVATDQIFTGLFLRNLRENLTVDEGEQGVKLEFRPTSRFSDRPVRQPERIRVFENDQPHSTALVDNEYVTKIYRKLEVGINPEIEMGRFLTEVVGFPNSPALLGTAELIEGDKRSAIAVLHAMVVNQGELWTVAAAHLDRLVERQRLLWVSENPAENGDHAAWLRHMSHSGQRLAELHIALASNRDLPDFAPEPTRTEDLQRWNDEIMARAERVFDTLKQRRGSLKESDRLLADQLQAQHDMLPERLKALLPRETDGFSIRHHGDLHLGQLLVVKDDVFIIDFDGGPGRTIAERRRKAPPARDVAGLIRSIDYAATVALERALKVAPDESGRLSLALAEWRDQAADALLAAYRVTMAGQRLWPTDARAADRLLNFFLLEKAFYEIEYELANRPDWLRVPLTGLLRLLAQQPHEVA; the protein is encoded by the coding sequence ATGAACGTATTCTCCTCCGTCGATACCCAGGAGAAGGTCGCGACCGAGACCGCGGACCAGCTGTGGTACAAGGACGCCATCATCTACCAGCTCCACGTCAAGGCATTCGCCGACAGCAACAATGACGGCATCGGCGATTTCACGGGGCTGACGGAGAAGCTCGGCTACCTGCAGGAGCTCGGCGTCACCGCGCTGTGGCTGCTCCCGTTCTATCCCTCGCCCGGCCGCGACGACGGCTACGACATCGGCGACTATGGCGACATCAATCCCGATTTCGGGACGATGAAGGACTTCAAGCGCTTCATCCAGGAAGCCAAGAAGCGCGGCCTGCGCGTCATCACCGAGCTCGTCGTCAACCACACTTCGGACCAGCATGCCTGGTTCAAGCGCGCGCGCCGCAGTCCGCCGAATTCGAGCGCGCGAAGCTGGTACGTCTGGAGCGACACCGACCAGAAATACCTCGATACAAGGATCATTTTTACGGATACGGAAAAGTCGAACTGGACCTGGGATCCGGAAGCCGGCCAGTTCTACTGGCACCGCTTCTTCTCGCATCAGCCGGACTTGAATTTCGACAATCCGCGCGTGGTGCGCGCCATCGTGCAGGTGATGAAGCGCTGGCTCGACACCGGCGTCGACGGCTTCCGGCTCGACGCCATTCCCTATCTGTGCGAGCGCGACGGCACCAACAACGAGAACCTGCCGGAGACGCATGCCATCATCAAGCGGCTGCGCCAGGAGCTCGACGCCTATGCCAAGGGCAAGATCCTCTTAGCCGAGGCCAATCAATGGCCGGAGGACGTGCAGGAATATTTCGGCCATGGCGACGAATGCCACATGGCCTATCACTTCCCGCTGATGCCGCGCATCTACATGGCGATCGCGCAGGAGGATCGTTTCCCGATCACAGACATCCTGCGGCAGACGCCCGACATTCCGGCCGCGGCCCAGTGGGCACTGTTCCTGCGCAATCACGACGAGCTGACCTTGGAAATGGTCACCGATGTCGAACGTGACTATCTGTGGTCGACCTACGCCAACGACCCGCGTGCCCGCATCAATGTCGGCATCCGCCGCCGCCTTGCGCCGCTGATGGACAATGACCGCCGCAAGATCGAGCTGATGAACTCGCTACTGCTGTCCTTCCCCGGCACGCCGATCATCTATTACGGCGACGAGATCGGCATGGGCGACAACATCTATCTCGGCGATCGCAACGGCGTGCGGACGCCGATGCAGTGGTCGCCGGACCGCAACGGCGGCTTCTCGCGCGCCGATCCGGCGCGGCTCTACGCGCCGATGATCATGGACCCGGTCTACGGCTACGAATCCGTCAATGTCGAGGCGCAGTCGCGCAGCCTGTCGTCGCTGCTGTCGGCGACCAAGCGGCTGATCGCGGTGCGCAAGTCGACGCTCGCCTTCGGGCGCGGCACCATGACCTTCATCCGCCCGGAGAACCGCTCGGTGCTGGCCTATGTGCGCCAGTACCAGGGCGAAACGATCCTGTGCGTCGCCAATCTGTCGCGCTCGGCGCAGGCCACCGAGCTCGACCTCTCCGCCTTCAAGGACCGCATCCCGCTCGAGATGCTCGGGCGCACCCGCTTCCCGGCGATCGGCGAGCCGCCCTACATGATCACGCTCGCGCCCTACGGCTTCTACTGGTTCCAGCTGCAGGAGCGCGACAAGTCCGAGCCGGTGACGCCGCGCGCGGTGCCGGAATTCGAGACGCTGGTGGTGCCGATGAATTCGACCTGGATGTCGTTGGCGCACACCCGCGGCGTGTTCGAGCACGACGTGCTGCCCGGCCATCTCGCCCGCACCCGCTGGTACCCGGAGCGCTCGGCGAGTGCGATCCTGCCGATGCTGGTCTCCGCGATCCCGTTCTGCGACGTCGGCGACAACCGGCCGTGGCTCGCCTTCTTCGAGACCACGCAGCGCGGTACCACCAGCCGCTACGTGCTGCCGATGCAGATCGAGTGGGTTCGCTTCGACCGCGAGCGCTACAATCCGCGCGCCTTTGCCGCCGTGCGCCAGGGCGCGCGCGAGGGCACGCTGCTCGATGTCGCGACCGACCAGATCTTCACCGGCCTGTTCCTGCGCAATCTCAGGGAAAACCTCACGGTCGATGAAGGCGAACAGGGCGTGAAGCTCGAATTCCGGCCGACCAGCCGCTTCTCCGACCGGCCGGTGCGGCAGCCGGAGCGGATCCGCGTGTTCGAGAACGATCAGCCGCATTCGACCGCGCTGGTCGACAATGAATACGTCACCAAGATCTACCGGAAGCTCGAGGTCGGCATCAATCCCGAGATCGAGATGGGCCGCTTCCTCACCGAAGTGGTCGGCTTTCCGAACAGCCCTGCCCTGCTCGGCACCGCCGAGCTGATCGAGGGCGACAAGCGCAGTGCTATCGCCGTGCTGCATGCGATGGTTGTCAACCAGGGTGAGCTCTGGACGGTCGCCGCCGCCCACCTCGACCGCCTGGTCGAACGACAGCGCCTGCTCTGGGTGAGCGAGAACCCGGCGGAGAACGGCGATCATGCCGCCTGGCTGCGCCACATGTCGCACAGCGGACAACGCCTCGCCGAGCTGCATATCGCGCTCGCCAGCAACCGCGACCTGCCGGACTTCGCGCCCGAGCCGACCAGGACCGAGGACCTGCAGCGCTGGAACGACGAGATCATGGCACGCGCCGAGCGCGTGTTCGACACGCTGAAGCAGCGGCGCGGCTCGCTGAAAGAATCCGACCGGCTGCTGGCCGATCAGTTGCAGGCTCAGCACGACATGCTGCCGGAGCGCCTCAAGGCGCTGCTGCCGCGCGAGACCGATGGATTCAGCATCCGCCATCATGGCGACCTGCATCTCGGCCAGTTGCTGGTCGTCAAGGACGACGTCTTCATCATCGATTTCGATGGCGGCCCCGGCCGCACCATCGCTGAACGCCGCCGCAAGGCGCCGCCGGCGCGCGATGTCGCCGGCCTGATCCGCTCGATCGACTATGCGGCGACCGTCGCGCTGGAGCGGGCGCTCAAGGTCGCCCCCGACGAGAGCGGCAGGCTGAGCCTCGCTCTGGCCGAATGGCGCGACCAGGCCGCGGACGCCCTGCTGGCGGCCTATCGCGTGACCATGGCCGGCCAGCGGCTGTGGCCTACTGATGCCAGGGCGGCCGATCGCCTGCTCAACTTTTTCCTGCTTGAGAAAGCCTTCTACGAGATCGAGTATGAGCTGGCCAACCGGCCAGATTGGCTCCGCGTCCCACTGACTGGCCTGTTGAGACTCCTGGCCCAACAGCCGCATGAGGTTGCATGA
- the glgB gene encoding 1,4-alpha-glucan branching protein GlgB has product MTKLPAEAYAIIEGRHSDPFHYLGLHTEGDRSVVRAFLPDASNVEAIGEHGETAPLAKIHDSGLFAGPLPNGSTRYQLRARFGDNVVELEDAYRFPPILSDFDLYLLGEGTHQRVYDTLGAHPMTLDGVDGIGFVVLAPNARRVSVVGDFNFWDGRRHPMRVRGPGYWELFIPRARVGDHYKFEIVARNGQHLPLKSDPLAFAAEVRPKTASIVIDERKISHPRPAPDRVNALSSPMSIYEVHLGSWRRKGRNEWLTYREMAEQLPAYASDMGFTHIEFLPISEHPFDGSWGYQPTGMFAPTSRFGSPDDFAALIDACHGAGLAVLLDWVPGHFPDDPHGLGHFDGTALYEHANPLQGRHLDWGTLIYNYGRTEVTNFLVSNALFWLERYGIDGLRVDAVASMLYLDYSRPAGGWIPNKYGGRENIEAIDFLRRFNTELFAHFPQATTAAEESTAWPQVSRPVEYGGLGFGYKWNMGWMHDTLKYIGKDPIHRKHHHGDILFGLQYAFSENFILPLSHDEVVHGKRSILGRMPGDDWQRFANLRAYYSFMFGHPGKKLMFMGCEFGQEREWNHDHSIDWHLLDQPKHRGIQNLIRDLNRLYRALPALHELDCDQAGFEWVITDDANNNVFGWIRKGNDARARCLVVANFSPNVYRNYRVRVPFAGKWHEVLNSDSAHYGGTNVGNIGEVRASEGATPELNLTIPPLAAIFLVPES; this is encoded by the coding sequence ATGACCAAATTGCCCGCCGAGGCCTATGCCATCATCGAGGGCCGCCACTCCGATCCCTTCCACTATCTCGGACTGCACACCGAGGGGGATCGCAGCGTCGTGCGCGCCTTCCTGCCTGATGCCAGCAATGTCGAGGCGATCGGCGAGCATGGCGAGACGGCGCCGCTGGCAAAAATCCATGATTCCGGCCTGTTCGCAGGTCCCCTGCCGAACGGTTCGACGCGCTACCAGCTCCGCGCCCGCTTCGGCGACAACGTCGTCGAACTCGAGGATGCCTACCGCTTTCCGCCGATCCTGAGCGATTTCGACCTCTATTTGCTCGGCGAGGGCACCCATCAACGCGTCTACGACACACTCGGCGCGCATCCGATGACGCTCGACGGCGTCGACGGCATCGGCTTCGTGGTGCTGGCGCCGAATGCGCGGCGGGTCAGCGTGGTCGGCGACTTCAATTTCTGGGACGGACGGCGTCATCCGATGCGGGTGCGCGGTCCGGGCTATTGGGAGCTGTTCATCCCGCGTGCGCGCGTCGGCGACCACTACAAGTTCGAGATCGTCGCGCGGAACGGCCAGCATCTGCCGCTGAAGTCCGATCCCTTGGCGTTTGCCGCCGAGGTGCGTCCGAAGACCGCCTCGATCGTGATCGATGAGCGCAAGATCTCGCACCCGCGCCCGGCGCCCGACCGCGTCAACGCGCTGAGCTCGCCGATGTCGATCTACGAGGTCCATCTCGGGTCGTGGCGGCGCAAGGGCCGCAACGAGTGGCTGACCTATCGCGAGATGGCCGAGCAGCTTCCCGCCTACGCCAGCGACATGGGCTTTACCCATATCGAATTCCTGCCGATATCAGAGCATCCGTTCGACGGCTCCTGGGGCTACCAGCCGACCGGCATGTTTGCGCCGACCAGCCGCTTCGGCTCACCCGATGATTTCGCCGCGCTGATCGATGCCTGCCATGGCGCAGGCCTCGCCGTGCTGCTCGACTGGGTCCCCGGGCATTTCCCCGATGATCCGCACGGCCTCGGCCATTTCGACGGCACCGCGCTCTACGAGCACGCCAACCCGTTGCAGGGCCGCCATCTCGATTGGGGCACGCTGATCTACAATTACGGGCGCACCGAGGTCACCAATTTCCTGGTGTCGAACGCGCTCTTCTGGCTCGAGCGCTACGGCATCGACGGGCTGCGCGTCGACGCCGTCGCCTCCATGCTCTACCTTGACTACAGCCGACCAGCGGGCGGCTGGATCCCGAACAAATATGGCGGCCGGGAGAACATCGAGGCGATCGACTTCCTGCGCCGCTTCAACACCGAGCTGTTCGCGCATTTTCCGCAGGCGACGACGGCGGCGGAGGAATCCACCGCGTGGCCGCAGGTGTCGCGTCCGGTCGAATATGGCGGGCTCGGCTTCGGCTACAAGTGGAACATGGGCTGGATGCACGACACGCTGAAATACATCGGCAAGGATCCGATCCACCGCAAACACCATCACGGGGACATCCTGTTCGGCCTGCAATACGCCTTCTCGGAGAACTTCATCCTGCCGCTGTCGCATGACGAGGTCGTGCACGGCAAGCGTTCGATCCTCGGCCGCATGCCCGGCGACGACTGGCAGCGCTTTGCCAATCTGCGTGCCTATTACAGCTTCATGTTCGGACACCCCGGCAAGAAGCTGATGTTCATGGGCTGCGAATTCGGCCAGGAGCGCGAGTGGAATCACGATCACTCGATCGATTGGCATTTGCTCGACCAACCGAAGCACCGGGGCATTCAAAACCTGATCCGCGACCTCAACCGGCTCTATCGCGCGCTGCCGGCACTGCATGAGCTGGACTGCGACCAGGCCGGCTTTGAATGGGTCATCACCGACGACGCCAACAACAATGTGTTCGGCTGGATCCGCAAGGGCAATGACGCGCGCGCACGCTGCCTCGTGGTCGCAAACTTCTCGCCCAACGTCTATCGCAACTATCGCGTCCGCGTGCCGTTCGCGGGCAAGTGGCACGAGGTGCTCAACTCGGATTCTGCACATTACGGCGGCACCAATGTCGGCAACATCGGCGAGGTACGTGCCTCGGAGGGCGCCACGCCGGAATTGAACCTGACCATTCCGCCGCTGGCTGCGATCTTCCTTGTACCGGAAAGCTGA
- the glgX gene encoding glycogen debranching protein GlgX produces MRLSGGTSARLGASWDGRGTNFALFSANAEKVELCLFDGQGRRELERIELPERTEDVWHCYLNDVSPGQLYGYRVYGPYAPERGHRFNANKLLLDPYAKRLAGRLVWNDAHFAYRTGSAREDLSFDRRDNARGMPKAVVVDETFNWGRREIRPHIPWEDTIIYEAHVKGLTQKREDVPPNLRGTYGGLSSPAMIDHLKRLGVTTIELLPIHGLIDDRVLVEKKLSNYWGYNTLAFFAPEARYAQDNALDSFRTTVARLHDAGIEVLLDVVYNHTAEGNHMGPTLCFRGIDNASYYWLNRENPRFYDDFTGCGSSVNLTHPRVLQMVMDSLRYWVEVCHVDGFRFDLATTLARGPNGFDRNHPFLTAIRQDPVLATVKMVAEPWDLGLGGYQVGAFPSQWSEWNDRYRSAMRRYWSGEGSLIGDISGRMTASSDLFHHDNRATRASVNHITVHDGFTLADLFSYNEKHNEANGEDNRDGSNDNHSNNCGHEGPTDDPAIVALRRQLRKNALACLLLAQGTPLILAGDEVANTQGGNNNAYCQDNETGWIGWENVGTDDDAIDFIGHLTALRRRFGQIRCQRWLDGRRTDGSYGVLWLTPAAEEMKESDWKFPESRFLAYVLGPMEPGQEPIFIVINAAPQEIVFRMPRIAEYSSWQQVLNTTKAEQTAEQFASGADTTAPPRSVLAFAGSA; encoded by the coding sequence ATGCGACTGAGCGGGGGAACGTCCGCGCGGCTTGGTGCAAGCTGGGACGGCAGAGGCACCAATTTTGCGCTGTTCTCGGCCAATGCGGAGAAGGTGGAGCTGTGCCTGTTCGACGGCCAAGGCCGCCGCGAGCTCGAGCGGATCGAGCTGCCGGAACGCACCGAGGACGTCTGGCATTGTTACCTAAACGACGTCTCGCCCGGCCAGCTCTACGGCTATCGCGTCTACGGGCCGTATGCGCCGGAGCGCGGCCACCGCTTCAACGCCAACAAGCTGCTGCTCGATCCCTATGCCAAGCGGCTCGCCGGCCGGCTGGTGTGGAACGATGCGCATTTCGCCTACCGCACCGGCAGCGCGCGCGAGGACCTCTCGTTCGACCGGCGCGACAATGCCCGCGGCATGCCGAAGGCGGTCGTGGTCGACGAGACCTTCAACTGGGGCCGCCGCGAGATCCGGCCGCACATTCCCTGGGAAGACACCATCATCTACGAGGCGCACGTCAAGGGCCTGACGCAGAAGCGCGAGGATGTGCCGCCGAATTTGCGCGGCACCTATGGCGGCTTGTCGTCGCCGGCGATGATCGACCACCTCAAGCGGCTCGGCGTCACCACCATCGAGCTGCTGCCGATCCACGGCCTGATCGACGACCGCGTGCTGGTCGAGAAGAAACTGTCGAACTACTGGGGCTACAACACCCTCGCCTTCTTCGCGCCCGAGGCACGCTATGCCCAGGACAATGCGCTGGACTCGTTCCGCACCACCGTGGCGCGGCTGCACGATGCCGGCATCGAGGTGCTGCTCGACGTGGTCTACAACCACACCGCCGAGGGCAACCATATGGGCCCGACGCTGTGCTTCCGCGGCATCGACAACGCCTCCTACTACTGGCTGAACCGCGAGAACCCGCGCTTCTATGACGACTTCACCGGCTGCGGCAGCTCGGTCAACCTCACCCATCCGCGCGTGCTGCAGATGGTGATGGATTCGCTGCGCTACTGGGTCGAGGTCTGCCACGTGGACGGCTTCCGCTTCGATCTCGCCACCACCCTGGCGCGGGGGCCGAACGGGTTTGATCGCAACCATCCGTTCCTCACCGCGATCCGCCAGGACCCGGTGCTGGCGACCGTGAAGATGGTCGCCGAACCCTGGGACCTCGGTCTCGGCGGCTACCAGGTCGGCGCGTTCCCATCGCAATGGTCGGAATGGAACGACCGTTACCGCAGCGCGATGCGGCGCTACTGGAGCGGCGAAGGCAGTCTGATCGGCGACATCTCGGGCCGCATGACCGCCTCCTCGGATCTGTTTCACCACGACAACCGCGCGACCCGCGCCAGCGTCAACCACATCACGGTGCATGACGGTTTCACGCTCGCCGACCTCTTCAGCTACAACGAGAAGCACAACGAGGCCAATGGCGAGGACAATCGCGACGGCTCCAACGACAATCACAGCAACAATTGCGGCCATGAAGGCCCGACCGACGATCCCGCCATCGTCGCGCTGCGGCGCCAGCTCCGGAAGAATGCGCTGGCCTGCCTGCTGCTTGCACAGGGCACGCCGCTGATCCTCGCTGGCGACGAAGTCGCCAACACCCAAGGGGGCAACAACAACGCCTATTGCCAGGACAATGAGACCGGCTGGATCGGCTGGGAGAACGTCGGCACCGATGATGACGCCATCGATTTCATCGGCCACCTCACCGCGCTGCGCCGCCGCTTCGGCCAGATCCGCTGCCAGCGCTGGCTCGACGGCCGTCGCACCGACGGAAGCTATGGCGTGCTATGGCTGACGCCTGCGGCCGAGGAGATGAAGGAATCCGACTGGAAATTCCCGGAGAGCCGCTTCCTGGCCTATGTGCTGGGGCCGATGGAACCAGGGCAGGAGCCGATCTTTATCGTGATCAATGCCGCGCCGCAGGAGATCGTGTTCAGGATGCCGAGGATAGCGGAATACAGCAGCTGGCAGCAGGTCTTGAACACGACCAAGGCGGAGCAAACGGCGGAGCAATTCGCATCCGGCGCCGATACCACCGCACCGCCGCGCTCGGTGCTGGCATTTGCAGGCTCCGCATGA
- the treZ gene encoding malto-oligosyltrehalose trehalohydrolase: protein MSTQHFGAELTPDGARFRLWAPGAKRVDLLLDKPHALTRDAAGWYVAEIPGARAGTRYKFRIDDEIDVPDPASAFQPDDVFGPSEVIDHSAFKWRATEWRGRPWHEAVILEAHVGTFTPEGTYRAMIDKLDHLVATGITALELMPLADFAGKRNWGYDGVLWYAPDSAYGRPDDLKTLIDEAHLRGLMVMLDVVYNHFGPEGNYLGRYAPTFFSDAHTPWGNAIDYRVPEVRAFAIGSVVSWLRDYRFDGLRFDAVNTIVEAGEIFVIHDFSKAAGKFAAETGRQINLVLENGDNIASLLDATEDPPHGKFRGQWNDDYHHAWHVLLTGETQGYYGDYRAPKQDLARALSSGYIYQGEVSEFWGGKARGEPSGALSPTCFINFLQNHDQIGNRPLGDRLVSIAKPEAVAAALAVTLIAPTTPMLFMGEEWGATTPFPFFCDFKGDLANAVRAGRRREFAWAYAKYGDDIPDPLAAATVRSAVLDWAALGHDPARARLTLVRDLLAVRRREITPRLARARFGDARVAGDLLTAHWQMGDGRTLRLTANLSDRAITGAAEPKGTAIWGGALSSDLPGWAVRWHIG from the coding sequence ATGAGCACACAGCATTTCGGCGCCGAGCTGACACCCGATGGCGCGCGCTTCCGGCTCTGGGCGCCGGGGGCCAAGCGCGTCGACCTGCTGCTCGACAAGCCGCATGCGCTGACGCGCGATGCCGCCGGCTGGTATGTCGCCGAAATCCCGGGCGCGCGCGCCGGCACCCGTTACAAATTCCGCATCGATGACGAGATCGACGTCCCGGATCCCGCCTCCGCCTTCCAGCCAGACGACGTGTTCGGCCCGAGCGAGGTGATCGATCACTCGGCGTTCAAATGGCGCGCCACGGAATGGCGCGGACGCCCGTGGCACGAGGCCGTCATTCTCGAGGCGCATGTCGGCACCTTCACGCCGGAAGGCACCTATCGGGCCATGATCGACAAGCTCGATCATCTGGTCGCAACCGGCATCACCGCGCTCGAACTGATGCCGCTGGCGGATTTCGCAGGGAAACGCAACTGGGGCTATGACGGCGTGCTGTGGTATGCGCCCGACAGCGCCTACGGCCGGCCCGACGACCTGAAGACCCTGATCGATGAAGCGCATCTGCGCGGGCTGATGGTGATGCTCGACGTCGTCTACAACCATTTCGGCCCCGAGGGGAATTATCTCGGCCGCTATGCGCCGACCTTCTTCAGTGACGCGCATACGCCGTGGGGCAACGCGATCGATTATCGCGTGCCCGAAGTGCGCGCGTTTGCGATCGGCAGCGTCGTGAGCTGGCTGCGCGACTATCGCTTCGACGGGCTGCGCTTCGACGCGGTCAACACCATCGTCGAAGCCGGCGAAATCTTCGTCATCCATGACTTCAGCAAGGCCGCCGGCAAGTTCGCCGCCGAGACCGGCCGGCAGATCAATCTCGTGCTCGAGAATGGCGACAACATCGCAAGCCTGCTCGATGCCACCGAAGACCCGCCGCACGGCAAATTCCGCGGACAGTGGAACGACGACTACCATCACGCCTGGCACGTGCTGCTGACCGGCGAAACGCAGGGCTACTATGGCGACTATCGGGCGCCGAAGCAGGATCTCGCCCGCGCGCTGTCGTCCGGCTACATCTATCAGGGCGAAGTCTCGGAGTTCTGGGGCGGCAAGGCGCGCGGCGAGCCGAGCGGCGCGCTGTCGCCGACCTGCTTCATCAATTTCCTGCAGAACCACGACCAGATCGGCAACCGGCCGCTCGGCGATCGCCTTGTCAGCATTGCGAAACCGGAAGCGGTCGCGGCGGCGCTCGCGGTGACGCTGATCGCGCCGACCACGCCGATGCTGTTTATGGGCGAGGAATGGGGCGCGACGACGCCCTTCCCGTTCTTCTGCGATTTCAAGGGTGACCTCGCCAACGCCGTCCGCGCCGGTCGGCGCAGGGAGTTCGCCTGGGCCTATGCCAAATATGGCGACGACATTCCCGATCCGCTCGCCGCGGCGACGGTGCGATCGGCGGTGCTCGACTGGGCGGCGCTCGGCCACGATCCGGCGCGCGCGCGGCTCACCCTGGTGCGTGACCTGCTCGCCGTGCGCCGGCGCGAGATCACGCCGCGGCTTGCAAGAGCCCGGTTTGGCGACGCCAGAGTGGCGGGTGACCTCTTGACCGCGCATTGGCAGATGGGCGACGGCCGCACGCTGCGGCTCACAGCCAATTTGTCGGATCGCGCCATCACCGGCGCAGCGGAGCCGAAGGGAACTGCGATCTGGGGCGGCGCGTTGTCGAGCGACCTCCCCGGCTGGGCGGTGCGCTGGCACATCGGATAG